The following proteins come from a genomic window of Aquimarina sp. MAR_2010_214:
- a CDS encoding CocE/NonD family hydrolase, which yields MQSVRFILLRSIMLLFASIMFSQEVDSYDVKEHYTKQEVDIMMRDGVKLHTTIYTPKDTSKKYPILMHRTPYSSRPYGKDQFRSKIGPNEFLMKEGNIVVYQDVRGRWMSEGVYDNMRAYIPGKKGKQFDEASDTYDTIDWLVKNVSNTNKKVGIWGISYPGFYATYSLLDAHPALKAVSPQACIGDFFFDDFHHNGAYLLSYWRVTPLFGHEKTKPTSEAWYEFAKLPSEDQYQFFLDAGPLSTLDQYYKEDNVFWTQLKEHPNYDEFWQKRGIIQHLKTQKIKPAVMTVGGLFDAEDLYGPFETYENIEKKSDNYNIMVFGPWSHGDWARTKKRQAIGNVYFGDDISLNFQKNVETTFFNHFLKGDADGKTGLPEIQIFDTGKKEWNSYESWPPKAIEKKTFYLSANDELSDKSGTGSSEFISDPKKPVPYSEDVKMVFTPRKYMTDDQRFAAHRPDVLVYETPVLTEDMTISGEVLAKLKVATTGTDADWAVKLIDVYPNDAKDTEETQKYLKMANYHMMVRSEVMRGRFRNDFSKPEPFIANQKTDVNIKLQDIHHTFKKGHKIQIQVQSTWFPLIDLNPQTYVPNIFKATASDFTKQTHKVYHDSAIEVMILK from the coding sequence ATGCAGTCAGTCAGATTTATTCTTTTAAGGAGCATAATGCTTCTTTTCGCAAGTATTATGTTCTCTCAGGAAGTCGATTCCTATGATGTAAAAGAACACTACACAAAGCAAGAAGTTGATATAATGATGAGAGATGGAGTTAAACTTCATACAACAATTTATACTCCAAAAGATACCTCAAAAAAATACCCAATTTTAATGCATCGAACTCCGTATAGTTCGAGACCATATGGTAAAGATCAATTTAGATCTAAAATAGGTCCAAATGAATTTTTGATGAAAGAAGGTAATATTGTTGTCTATCAGGATGTACGTGGACGCTGGATGAGTGAGGGAGTATATGACAATATGAGAGCCTATATTCCTGGTAAAAAAGGGAAACAATTTGATGAAGCCAGTGATACTTATGATACGATAGATTGGTTAGTAAAGAATGTATCCAATACCAATAAAAAAGTAGGAATATGGGGAATCTCATATCCTGGTTTTTATGCAACGTATTCCTTGCTAGATGCACACCCAGCTCTAAAAGCAGTATCGCCACAAGCATGCATTGGTGATTTCTTTTTTGATGATTTTCACCATAATGGAGCGTATTTATTAAGTTATTGGAGAGTTACTCCTCTATTTGGACATGAAAAAACGAAGCCTACCTCTGAGGCTTGGTATGAATTTGCAAAATTACCAAGTGAAGATCAATATCAATTCTTTCTGGATGCTGGACCGTTAAGCACTTTAGATCAGTATTATAAAGAAGATAATGTGTTTTGGACACAATTAAAGGAACACCCAAATTATGATGAATTCTGGCAAAAAAGAGGAATAATTCAGCATTTAAAAACTCAAAAAATCAAACCTGCAGTAATGACTGTAGGAGGTTTATTTGATGCCGAAGATTTATATGGGCCTTTTGAGACTTATGAAAATATCGAAAAGAAAAGTGATAATTATAATATCATGGTTTTTGGACCATGGAGTCATGGGGATTGGGCAAGAACCAAAAAACGACAAGCTATTGGTAATGTGTATTTTGGAGATGATATTTCTTTGAATTTTCAAAAAAATGTAGAGACTACTTTTTTTAATCACTTTCTAAAAGGAGATGCAGATGGAAAAACCGGATTACCAGAAATTCAAATTTTTGATACCGGAAAAAAGGAGTGGAATTCTTATGAAAGTTGGCCTCCGAAAGCTATAGAGAAAAAGACATTCTATCTTTCTGCTAATGATGAATTGTCTGATAAAAGTGGTACAGGATCTTCAGAATTTATAAGTGATCCCAAAAAACCAGTTCCATATTCTGAAGATGTTAAAATGGTGTTTACACCAAGAAAATATATGACAGACGATCAGCGATTTGCAGCACATCGTCCTGATGTTTTAGTTTATGAAACTCCTGTGCTTACCGAGGATATGACAATATCAGGAGAAGTATTAGCAAAGCTAAAGGTGGCTACAACGGGTACAGATGCAGACTGGGCGGTAAAATTGATAGATGTGTATCCTAATGATGCTAAAGATACAGAGGAAACACAGAAATATTTAAAAATGGCTAATTACCATATGATGGTTCGTAGTGAAGTGATGAGAGGACGTTTTCGAAATGATTTTAGTAAACCAGAACCTTTTATTGCTAATCAGAAAACAGATGTAAATATTAAGCTACAGGATATACACCATACATTTAAAAAAGGACATAAGATACAGATTCAGGTTCAAAGCACTTGGTTTCCTTTAATCGATTTAAATCCGCAGACCTACGTTCCTAATATCTTTAAGGCAACTGCTTCTGATTTTACCAAGCAAACACATAAAGTGTATCATGATTCTGCAATAGAAGTTATGATTTTAAAATAA
- a CDS encoding DUF885 family protein — translation MTKVKISVLLFSSFLLLTSCKQEIKEPRQDVVSQEGIVEEQSKKLNDWFEVQFQQEIDRSPMMQTYLGIKTDDYGKWDDISSKKEAEDLEKAKERLAYLKDSADVSNLNEATALSYTLMKQDLEDEIADFQYRFYDYPVNQMFGMQSRIPAFLINMHKIENKSDAEAYISRLNGINEMFAQAIENIKIREKNGILPPKFVFARVLDDSRNIIVGQPFDKSNQESTLLADFKNKISTLKLSDEEQNELVSKAEKGLIDSVKPAYDNLITLLEGQQQRATTDDGCWKFPKGDAFYNNALQRTTTTTMTADQIHELGLKEVARIHNEMRDIMKQVKYEGTLQDFFKYMKEDKKFYLANTEEGKAAYLKQAVGLIDTMKSKLDELFITKPKADIIVKAVEPFREKNAGKAFYQRGTPDGSRPGTYYANLYDMTAMPIYQMEALAYHEGIPGHHMQRSIAQELQDIPKFRKFGGYTAYTEGWGLYTELLPKEIGMYSDPYSDFGRLAMELWRACRLVVDTGIHSKKWSREEGIKYYVDNTPNAESDAVKMVERHIVMPSQATAYKIGMNKILELRENAKKALGDAFDIREFHDVVLTNGAVPLTILEGLVEKWVASKSTDKIKEEVGS, via the coding sequence ATGACCAAAGTAAAAATTAGTGTATTGCTATTTTCTTCTTTTCTTTTGCTAACCAGCTGTAAACAAGAAATAAAGGAGCCAAGGCAAGATGTTGTATCACAAGAAGGTATTGTCGAAGAGCAATCAAAAAAACTAAATGATTGGTTTGAAGTACAGTTTCAGCAAGAAATTGATAGATCCCCAATGATGCAAACGTATTTAGGGATTAAAACAGATGATTATGGTAAATGGGATGACATCTCATCTAAAAAGGAAGCAGAAGATCTAGAAAAGGCAAAAGAACGCCTCGCTTACTTAAAAGACTCCGCAGATGTTTCTAATTTGAATGAAGCAACTGCACTAAGCTATACATTGATGAAACAAGATCTCGAAGATGAGATTGCAGATTTTCAATATAGATTCTATGATTATCCAGTAAATCAGATGTTCGGAATGCAATCCAGAATTCCTGCTTTTCTTATCAATATGCATAAGATTGAGAATAAAAGTGATGCAGAAGCTTACATTTCAAGATTAAATGGTATCAATGAAATGTTTGCTCAAGCAATAGAAAATATTAAAATCAGAGAAAAGAATGGTATCCTTCCTCCTAAATTTGTATTTGCCAGAGTTCTTGATGATAGTCGCAATATTATTGTAGGACAACCATTTGATAAATCTAATCAGGAAAGTACTTTACTGGCTGATTTTAAAAATAAAATATCAACACTTAAACTATCTGATGAAGAGCAGAATGAATTGGTATCTAAAGCAGAAAAAGGACTTATAGACAGTGTAAAACCGGCGTATGATAATCTTATTACATTATTAGAAGGACAACAACAAAGAGCAACTACAGATGATGGTTGCTGGAAATTTCCTAAAGGAGATGCATTCTATAATAATGCATTACAACGCACGACTACTACTACGATGACTGCAGATCAGATTCATGAGCTTGGGTTAAAAGAAGTAGCTCGTATTCATAATGAGATGCGGGATATTATGAAGCAGGTTAAATATGAAGGAACATTGCAAGATTTTTTCAAGTATATGAAAGAAGATAAAAAATTCTATTTAGCGAATACCGAAGAAGGAAAAGCAGCATACCTTAAACAAGCAGTTGGATTAATTGATACGATGAAATCTAAACTTGATGAACTTTTTATTACCAAGCCTAAAGCAGATATCATTGTAAAAGCAGTAGAGCCTTTTAGAGAGAAAAATGCAGGAAAAGCCTTCTATCAAAGAGGAACTCCTGATGGATCAAGACCAGGGACATATTATGCCAATTTATATGATATGACTGCAATGCCAATATACCAGATGGAAGCTTTGGCATATCACGAAGGTATACCGGGACATCATATGCAGAGATCTATTGCACAAGAATTGCAGGACATCCCGAAATTCAGGAAATTTGGTGGATATACCGCATATACAGAAGGTTGGGGATTGTATACCGAATTACTACCAAAAGAAATAGGAATGTACAGTGATCCGTATTCAGATTTTGGGAGATTGGCAATGGAGCTTTGGAGAGCTTGCAGATTAGTTGTAGATACCGGGATTCATAGCAAAAAATGGAGTAGAGAAGAGGGCATTAAATATTATGTAGATAATACTCCTAATGCAGAAAGTGATGCTGTAAAAATGGTAGAACGTCATATTGTTATGCCAAGTCAGGCCACAGCATATAAAATCGGAATGAATAAGATTCTCGAGTTACGCGAAAATGCAAAAAAAGCTCTTGGTGATGCGTTTGATATCAGAGAGTTTCATGATGTAGTGTTAACCAATGGAGCCGTACCACTTACGATATTAGAAGGATTGGTAGAAAAATGGGTGGCCAGTAAAAGCACAGATAAGATTAAAGAAGAAGTAGGTTCTTAA